A section of the Ruania halotolerans genome encodes:
- the rpmG gene encoding 50S ribosomal protein L33: protein MAKKSNDVRPKVVIQSTAGTGYRYITEKNRRNSPDRLVLMKYDPRVRRHVEFKETR from the coding sequence ATGGCCAAGAAGAGCAATGACGTCCGCCCCAAGGTCGTGATCCAGTCCACGGCGGGGACGGGCTACCGCTACATCACCGAGAAGAACCGGCGGAACTCACCCGACCGCCTGGTGCTGATGAAGTACGACCCGCGCGTGCGCCGTCACGTCGAGTTCAAGGAGACCCGCTGA
- the rpsN gene encoding 30S ribosomal protein S14, whose protein sequence is MAKASKIAKNLQRQDTVARYAQIRAELKKASVDPHRSADEREAAMRALHKLPRDASPTRVRNRDVADGRPRGHLRKFGLSRVRLREMALRGELPGITKSSW, encoded by the coding sequence ATGGCCAAGGCATCGAAGATTGCCAAGAACCTGCAACGACAGGACACGGTGGCCCGGTATGCACAGATCCGGGCCGAGCTGAAGAAGGCCTCGGTGGACCCCCACCGCAGCGCCGATGAGCGCGAGGCGGCGATGCGTGCGCTGCACAAGCTCCCCCGGGATGCGAGCCCCACCCGCGTGCGCAACCGTGATGTGGCCGACGGGCGCCCCCGCGGGCACCTGCGCAAGTTCGGACTTTCCCGGGTGCGACTGCGCGAGATGGCCCTGCGTGGCGAACTACCCGGAATCACGAAGTCCAGCTGGTAA
- the ykgO gene encoding type B 50S ribosomal protein L36, with translation MKVRASLRSLKNQPGSIVVRRRGKTYVINKKNPRLKARQG, from the coding sequence ATGAAGGTTCGCGCCTCACTGCGCTCGCTGAAGAACCAACCCGGATCGATCGTGGTCCGCCGCCGCGGCAAGACCTACGTGATCAACAAGAAGAACCCGCGCCTCAAGGCCCGG